In Desulfonatronospira thiodismutans ASO3-1, a single window of DNA contains:
- a CDS encoding PAS domain S-box protein, translated as MSPEKKSGSNQRKGSPVVLAISLFAMLLGLFVLIGVILANFESDRRKQQEIELVQQALDGMKASLSSRLSANIYKVSAVKALVAMNPDLTQDDFARAMEVQFRGENDLRNIGLARDMVIQFMYPIEGNEAAVGLDYRTLPDQIEAVELARRVNEIVLAGPLALVQGGEGLIARIPISRRDESTGREAFWGMASVVMNSDEIFAGAGIRDEQDGLRTAIRGRDALGDGGDVFFGDPQVFENAPLTKVMELPHGSWQIAAIPSGGWHSSAIILTPLIWLYVLGAGTILSFTALIVFLLRKRERIENERKNLTHSLEVILNQTSDFIYYKDINSRFIFCSQTLADITNHAHWREMIGKHDFEVFPHDTATIYNEEEKPVFNEGKPILNRVNPFYKETGETGYVQTNKWPVFDDKQKVSGIFGISRDITEHKKAVEDLENERNLFAAGPVFTMEWSPEMQGRWTVKFASSNVEQILGYSPEEMQHSNFWYTEIIHPDDVEGIVNELRHNIANYIDSFETSYRLRTKAGYYLWTYDFTLLVRDEEGALTGIRSYMYDQSARKQAEEALRIAEERLEKTAYDLTENIPVGTYTMVQPPEGGMARFAFMSSQFLELTGLTREKAASDPLKAFACVHPDDFDAWVALNAKAFAEKTPFFGETRVVAHGEVRWVTAESKPRTLADGTTVWEGVLADITDRKRAEEALSETLGRFNDLVVYMSVGVYVFWIRADGRQEFEYVSDGWCAMNHLRREDVLANSAVAFNMIHPEELENFILLNQEAAREKKRFHWEGRVVINGEVRFALVESNPVFFDNGDCRWFGIQQDITERVQDQERLRIATMQADAASRAKSEFLANMSHEIRTPMNGVIGMTGLLLETDLNETQRRYAETVRSSGQALLALLNDILDFSKIESGKLELEALNFDLRDTLDNFASMMAFKAEEKGLEFICSADPDVPDNLIGDPGRIRQILTNLVGNAVKFTERGEVVVRVSIQESGVRSQESQEFCMLHFSVRDTGIGIPADKVGDLFQSFSQVDASITRKFGGTGLGLAISKQLAEMMGGDVGVDSVEGQGTTFWFTIRLALAGTAEAEVPVPADLLDVRALIVDDNATNREILMTRLLGWGMRPDEAKDGPTALGRLYTALAEDDPYHLAIIDMQMPGMDGEFLGRTIRADQKLQDVRLVMMSSAGMQGDARRMKDIWFAAFLAKPLRHDELFDCLSLVMAGDEPQDLVTRHSAREEKSRSGKIDFSDRKARILLAEDNITNQQVALAMLKNFGLSADAVANGLEAIKALKTVPYDLVLMDVQMLEMDGLAATRRIRAAEIRGRELEVRDQRLKSESQNSSIPESLNPLIPQSLNSRIPEFRIPIIAMTAHAMRGDRERCMEAGMDDYLAKPVEPGRLSQVLEKWLPVRNDERGMMNDEGGGTQAETEFSSLLITEQSSLEPDSGPPVFDKADLLLRLEDEELAASIVQEFIQTTPEKLASLAEAIRVQDSKAVHEISHALKGSAATVGAKALAAVLQEIEVAGKSGQLAGLERLLPEAEQEFEKLSDILDQC; from the coding sequence TTGTCCCCTGAAAAAAAATCAGGTTCGAACCAGCGCAAGGGCAGCCCGGTGGTGCTGGCCATTTCTCTGTTTGCCATGCTACTGGGGCTCTTTGTTCTGATCGGCGTCATCCTGGCCAATTTTGAATCTGATCGCCGCAAGCAGCAGGAAATTGAACTCGTACAACAGGCATTGGACGGCATGAAGGCGTCCCTGTCGTCCCGGTTGTCCGCGAACATCTACAAGGTCTCCGCGGTGAAAGCCCTGGTGGCCATGAACCCCGATCTGACCCAGGATGACTTTGCCCGGGCCATGGAGGTCCAGTTTCGCGGGGAAAACGATTTGCGGAACATCGGTCTTGCCCGGGACATGGTCATTCAGTTCATGTACCCCATCGAAGGCAACGAGGCCGCCGTCGGCCTGGACTACAGGACGCTCCCCGACCAGATCGAGGCCGTGGAGCTGGCCCGAAGGGTCAACGAGATCGTGCTTGCCGGTCCTCTGGCGCTTGTCCAGGGCGGAGAGGGACTTATTGCCCGGATTCCCATCTCCAGAAGGGACGAAAGCACAGGCCGGGAAGCATTTTGGGGCATGGCCTCGGTGGTCATGAACAGTGACGAAATTTTTGCCGGAGCAGGAATACGGGACGAGCAGGATGGTTTGCGCACCGCCATTCGGGGCAGGGACGCTCTCGGAGACGGGGGCGATGTTTTTTTCGGCGATCCCCAGGTTTTTGAAAATGCTCCGCTGACCAAGGTGATGGAACTTCCCCATGGAAGCTGGCAAATCGCGGCGATACCCTCCGGGGGATGGCATTCCTCCGCGATAATCCTCACACCGCTGATATGGCTCTATGTTCTTGGAGCCGGGACCATTCTTTCCTTTACCGCGCTCATCGTGTTCCTGCTCCGCAAAAGAGAGCGGATTGAAAACGAGCGAAAAAACCTGACCCACAGCCTTGAAGTCATCTTGAACCAGACAAGCGACTTTATCTACTATAAAGATATCAACAGCAGATTCATTTTTTGCAGTCAGACCCTGGCTGATATTACAAACCATGCGCACTGGAGGGAGATGATCGGCAAGCACGATTTTGAGGTGTTTCCTCATGATACGGCAACTATTTACAATGAAGAAGAAAAACCTGTCTTCAATGAAGGAAAGCCGATTTTGAACAGGGTCAATCCATTTTACAAGGAAACCGGCGAAACAGGATATGTCCAGACCAATAAATGGCCGGTTTTTGACGACAAACAGAAAGTGAGCGGCATTTTCGGCATCAGCAGGGACATTACCGAGCACAAGAAGGCTGTTGAAGACCTGGAAAATGAGCGGAACCTCTTTGCCGCCGGCCCCGTGTTCACCATGGAGTGGTCACCTGAGATGCAGGGGCGATGGACTGTGAAATTCGCTTCATCCAATGTTGAACAGATTCTCGGATACAGTCCTGAAGAGATGCAGCATTCAAATTTTTGGTATACAGAAATAATTCATCCTGATGATGTGGAGGGAATCGTCAATGAGCTCAGGCATAATATCGCCAATTACATTGACTCCTTTGAAACATCCTACAGGTTGCGGACCAAAGCCGGCTACTACCTCTGGACCTACGATTTCACCCTGCTGGTTCGCGATGAAGAAGGCGCCCTGACGGGCATTCGCAGCTACATGTACGACCAGAGCGCCCGGAAGCAGGCTGAAGAGGCCCTGCGCATCGCGGAGGAAAGGCTGGAGAAGACAGCCTATGATCTGACCGAGAACATCCCTGTCGGCACCTATACCATGGTGCAGCCCCCCGAGGGCGGAATGGCGCGGTTCGCGTTCATGAGCAGCCAGTTTCTGGAACTGACCGGATTGACCCGCGAAAAGGCCGCGTCTGACCCGCTGAAAGCCTTTGCCTGCGTACACCCTGACGACTTTGACGCCTGGGTGGCACTGAACGCCAAGGCCTTTGCGGAGAAAACGCCTTTCTTTGGCGAGACGAGGGTTGTCGCCCATGGCGAGGTCAGGTGGGTCACAGCTGAATCCAAGCCACGCACTCTTGCCGACGGCACCACGGTCTGGGAGGGCGTCCTGGCCGACATTACGGACCGCAAGCGTGCGGAGGAGGCGTTGAGCGAAACCCTGGGGCGCTTCAACGATCTGGTCGTCTACATGTCGGTGGGGGTGTACGTGTTCTGGATCCGGGCCGATGGCCGACAGGAATTTGAATACGTCAGCGACGGATGGTGCGCGATGAATCACCTCCGTCGTGAAGATGTGCTGGCCAATTCGGCGGTTGCCTTCAATATGATCCATCCCGAAGAGCTGGAAAATTTCATTTTGCTCAACCAGGAGGCTGCCCGGGAGAAAAAGCGTTTTCACTGGGAAGGCCGGGTTGTCATCAATGGCGAGGTCCGCTTTGCGCTGGTGGAATCGAATCCCGTCTTTTTTGACAACGGCGACTGCCGCTGGTTCGGCATTCAGCAGGACATTACCGAGAGGGTCCAGGACCAGGAGCGGTTGCGCATTGCCACAATGCAGGCCGATGCGGCCAGCAGGGCCAAAAGTGAATTCCTGGCCAATATGAGTCACGAAATCCGGACCCCGATGAACGGCGTCATCGGCATGACCGGCCTGCTCCTGGAAACGGACCTGAACGAGACCCAGCGCCGCTATGCCGAAACCGTGCGCTCCAGCGGCCAGGCCCTGCTGGCGCTGCTCAACGACATCCTGGACTTTTCCAAGATCGAGTCCGGCAAGCTGGAACTGGAGGCCCTGAATTTCGACCTGCGGGACACGCTGGACAACTTTGCCTCCATGATGGCCTTCAAGGCCGAGGAAAAAGGCCTGGAATTCATCTGTAGCGCGGACCCGGACGTCCCGGACAACCTCATCGGCGATCCCGGCCGCATCCGCCAGATCCTGACCAACCTGGTCGGCAACGCGGTGAAGTTCACGGAACGGGGCGAGGTGGTGGTGAGAGTCAGTATTCAGGAGTCAGGAGTCAGGAGTCAGGAGTCACAAGAGTTCTGTATGCTTCACTTTTCGGTGAGGGACACCGGCATCGGCATTCCCGCGGACAAGGTGGGCGATCTGTTTCAGAGTTTTTCCCAGGTGGATGCCTCCATTACCCGGAAGTTCGGCGGCACGGGACTGGGGTTGGCCATTTCCAAACAGCTGGCCGAAATGATGGGCGGCGACGTGGGCGTGGACAGCGTTGAAGGACAGGGGACCACGTTCTGGTTCACCATCCGTTTGGCCCTGGCCGGGACAGCGGAGGCCGAGGTCCCGGTGCCCGCCGATCTGCTGGATGTGCGTGCGCTGATTGTGGACGACAATGCGACGAATCGTGAAATCCTGATGACCCGCCTGCTGGGCTGGGGCATGCGTCCGGACGAGGCCAAGGACGGTCCTACCGCCCTGGGCCGGCTGTACACTGCCCTGGCCGAGGACGACCCTTATCATCTGGCCATCATTGACATGCAGATGCCCGGCATGGATGGCGAGTTTCTGGGCCGGACCATCCGGGCCGACCAGAAGCTGCAGGACGTGCGCCTGGTGATGATGTCCTCGGCCGGCATGCAAGGCGATGCCAGGCGGATGAAGGATATCTGGTTCGCAGCATTCCTGGCCAAGCCGCTTCGCCACGACGAACTGTTCGACTGCCTGTCCCTGGTCATGGCCGGTGATGAACCTCAGGACCTGGTCACCCGGCATTCAGCCCGTGAAGAAAAGAGCAGGTCTGGAAAGATTGACTTTTCAGACCGCAAGGCGCGCATCCTGTTGGCCGAAGACAATATCACCAACCAGCAGGTGGCCCTGGCCATGCTCAAAAATTTTGGCTTGTCCGCGGATGCCGTGGCCAACGGCCTCGAAGCAATTAAAGCCCTGAAAACCGTCCCCTACGACCTGGTGCTCATGGACGTGCAGATGCTGGAGATGGACGGGCTTGCAGCTACGCGGCGCATCCGCGCCGCAGAGATCAGAGGTCGGGAGTTAGAAGTCAGAGATCAGAGGCTAAAGAGCGAATCCCAAAATTCCTCAATTCCTGAATCCCTCAATCCCTTAATTCCTCAATCCCTTAATTCCAGAATCCCAGAATTCAGAATTCCAATTATCGCCATGACCGCCCACGCCATGCGCGGGGACCGGGAACGATGCATGGAAGCAGGCATGGACGACTATCTGGCCAAGCCCGTGGAGCCGGGGCGGCTGTCCCAGGTACTGGAGAAGTGGCTGCCGGTAAGAAATGATGAAAGAGGAATGATGAATGATGAAGGCGGAGGGACGCAGGCGGAAACTGAGTTCTCTTCATTACTCATCACTGAGCAGTCATCATTGGAACCGGACTCCGGGCCGCCGGTTTTCGACAAGGCGGATTTGCTGCTGAGGTTGGAAGACGAAGAGCTTGCAGCCAGCATCGTGCAGGAATTCATTCAGACAACACCCGAAAAGCTGGCCAGCCTGGCCGAGGCGATACGTGTGCAGGATTCCAAGGCTGTCCATGAAATCAGCCACGCCCTCAAGGGCTCTGCAGCCACCGTCGGGGCCAAAGCCCTGGCTGCAGTGCTGCAGGAAATTGAGGTTGCTGGAAAATCCGGCCAACTGGCCGGGCTGGAACGCCTGCTGCCCGAGGCAGAGCAGGAGTTTGAAAAACTGTCGGACATCCTTGATCAATGCTAA
- a CDS encoding response regulator: MMTQSERHPPAFEPGSSPARPLSRGPRANGRFVTLILAVVWLLVLGGSLAWNWRHVGVSLTDLAETEAHSAFMKDVTYRLWASMHGGVYVPPTEATPPNPYLSHLPHRDVVTADGRELTLVNPAYMTRQVHELGRQEYGLVGHITSLQPLRPANAADPWETEALQTFLDGADRAVTVEQMDGQPVFRLMRPLVALPSCLTCHSEQGYQEGDPMGGISVSVPLRPYLDAAGQQRLFLLVAHGLIGGLGLSGLVWAGRSLRRSGAELLRSETRFKTMFHDSPVAIYINDAQSGTILDANQAACNLCEYASLEELQTGNIWLDPQYSFAEAQEWIRKAVEQGPQVFEWHMRSRSGRSFWVQIHLRCIEVNAAPCVLATAIDITERRQAEEKLHETARQMERKTVELDAALTRADAASKAKSEFLANMSHEIRTPMNGVIGMTGLLLETDLNETQRRYAETVRSSGQALLALLNDILDFSKIESGKLELEALNFDLRDTLDNFASMMAFKAEEKGLEFICSADPDVPDNLIGDPGRIRQILTNLVGNAVKFTERGEVVVRVSIQESGVRRQETGDKSQETGDKSQETGDKSQESEEFCMLRFSVRDTGIGIPEDKIGLLFQSFSQVDASVTRKFGGTGLGLAISRQLAELMGGEVGVESIEGQGTTFWFTVPLSLAETCDQIPSMSADLRGLRALVVDDNATNREILLTRFLDWGLRPDEAKDGPTALGRLYTALAEDDPYHLAIIDMQMPGMDGEFLGRTIRADQKLQDVRLVMMSSAGMQGDARRMKDIWFAAFLAKPLRHDELFDCLSLVMAGDEPQDLVTRHSAREEKSRSGKIDFSDRKARILLAEDNITNQQVALAMLKNFGLSADAVANGLEAIKALKTVPYDLVLMDVQMLEMDGLAATRRIRAAEIRGRELEVRDQRLKSESQNSSIPESLNPLIPQSLNSRIPEFRIPIIALTAHAMQGYREQCLEAGMDDYLTKPLEPVQLAEMLDKWLGKEEAESRDHSHGDEPGSAGWPEGKAGEEAGGNTGEERAAAQGGGDLPVYDREKLLEQMSGDQEFIQVIVQMFVEQNTERLEVLLRAIIDGDLAAVRDHAHAIKGSALSVSANALAEMASRLEVAGRDEDLAACTSLGPRVEWEFQRLLSELGVMKPG; the protein is encoded by the coding sequence ATGATGACACAATCTGAGCGGCACCCCCCGGCATTTGAGCCCGGAAGCTCTCCGGCAAGGCCATTGTCTCGTGGCCCTCGGGCCAATGGGCGGTTCGTAACACTTATCCTGGCCGTGGTCTGGCTGCTGGTTCTGGGCGGTTCCCTGGCCTGGAACTGGCGGCATGTGGGCGTGTCCCTGACGGATCTGGCGGAAACTGAAGCCCATTCGGCTTTCATGAAGGACGTGACGTATCGGCTCTGGGCGTCCATGCATGGCGGAGTCTATGTCCCGCCCACGGAGGCCACGCCCCCTAACCCGTATCTCAGCCATCTCCCGCACCGGGACGTGGTTACCGCGGACGGCCGGGAGCTGACCCTGGTCAATCCGGCCTACATGACCCGGCAGGTTCACGAGTTGGGGCGGCAGGAATACGGACTGGTCGGCCACATTACCAGCCTGCAGCCTCTGCGTCCGGCTAATGCGGCTGACCCCTGGGAAACCGAAGCTCTGCAAACCTTTCTGGACGGGGCGGACCGGGCGGTGACCGTGGAGCAGATGGACGGGCAGCCCGTGTTTCGGCTGATGCGGCCCCTGGTGGCCCTGCCCTCCTGCCTGACCTGCCATTCGGAACAAGGATATCAGGAAGGCGACCCCATGGGCGGAATCAGCGTATCCGTGCCCTTGCGCCCCTACCTGGACGCCGCGGGCCAACAACGTCTGTTCCTGCTCGTCGCTCACGGACTGATCGGCGGCCTGGGGCTTTCCGGGCTGGTTTGGGCCGGGCGCTCCCTGCGACGTTCCGGAGCGGAGCTGCTGCGCAGCGAGACCAGGTTCAAGACCATGTTTCACGACTCTCCAGTGGCCATCTACATCAACGATGCGCAATCCGGAACCATCCTCGACGCCAATCAGGCAGCCTGCAACCTTTGTGAGTACGCCAGCCTTGAGGAACTGCAAACCGGCAATATCTGGCTGGACCCACAGTACTCCTTTGCCGAGGCCCAGGAATGGATCCGAAAGGCCGTGGAACAGGGGCCGCAGGTTTTTGAGTGGCATATGCGTTCCAGAAGCGGCCGTTCTTTTTGGGTACAGATTCATTTGCGGTGCATCGAGGTCAACGCCGCCCCTTGCGTCCTGGCCACGGCCATCGACATCACCGAGCGCAGGCAGGCCGAGGAGAAGCTGCACGAGACCGCCCGGCAGATGGAACGTAAGACTGTCGAGCTGGACGCGGCCCTGACCAGGGCCGATGCGGCAAGCAAGGCCAAAAGCGAATTCCTGGCCAATATGAGCCATGAAATCCGGACCCCGATGAACGGCGTCATCGGCATGACCGGCCTGCTCCTGGAAACGGACCTGAACGAGACCCAGCGCCGCTATGCCGAAACCGTGCGCTCCAGCGGCCAGGCCCTGCTGGCGCTGCTCAACGACATCCTGGACTTTTCCAAGATCGAGTCCGGCAAGCTGGAACTGGAGGCCCTGAATTTCGACCTGCGGGACACGCTGGACAACTTTGCCTCCATGATGGCCTTCAAGGCCGAGGAAAAAGGCCTGGAATTCATCTGTAGCGCGGACCCGGACGTCCCGGACAACCTCATCGGCGATCCCGGCCGCATCCGCCAGATCCTGACCAACCTGGTCGGCAACGCGGTGAAGTTCACGGAACGGGGCGAGGTGGTGGTGAGAGTCAGTATTCAGGAGTCAGGAGTCAGGAGACAGGAGACAGGAGACAAGAGTCAGGAGACAGGAGACAAGAGTCAGGAGACAGGAGACAAGAGTCAGGAGTCAGAAGAGTTCTGTATGCTTCGCTTTTCTGTGAGGGACACGGGGATCGGCATCCCGGAAGACAAGATCGGCCTGCTTTTCCAGAGCTTTTCCCAGGTGGACGCGTCCGTTACCCGTAAATTCGGCGGCACAGGCCTGGGCCTGGCCATATCCAGACAGCTGGCCGAATTGATGGGCGGAGAAGTGGGAGTGGAAAGCATCGAAGGGCAGGGAACCACGTTCTGGTTCACTGTTCCTTTGTCTCTGGCTGAGACTTGTGACCAAATTCCGTCTATGTCGGCGGACCTGCGGGGCCTGCGCGCCCTGGTGGTGGATGACAATGCCACGAACAGGGAAATCCTGCTTACCCGTTTCCTGGATTGGGGCCTGCGTCCGGACGAGGCCAAGGACGGTCCTACCGCCCTGGGCCGGCTGTACACTGCCCTGGCCGAGGACGACCCTTATCATCTGGCCATCATTGACATGCAGATGCCCGGCATGGATGGCGAGTTTCTGGGCCGGACCATCCGGGCCGACCAGAAGCTGCAGGACGTGCGCCTGGTGATGATGTCCTCGGCCGGCATGCAAGGCGATGCCAGGCGGATGAAGGATATCTGGTTCGCAGCATTCCTGGCCAAGCCGCTTCGCCACGACGAACTGTTCGACTGCCTGTCCCTGGTCATGGCCGGTGATGAACCTCAGGACCTGGTCACCCGGCATTCAGCCCGTGAAGAAAAGAGCAGGTCTGGAAAGATTGACTTTTCAGACCGCAAGGCGCGCATCCTGTTGGCCGAAGACAATATCACCAACCAGCAGGTGGCCCTGGCCATGCTCAAAAATTTTGGCTTGTCCGCGGATGCCGTGGCCAACGGCCTCGAAGCAATTAAAGCCCTGAAAACCGTCCCCTACGACCTGGTGCTCATGGACGTGCAGATGCTGGAGATGGACGGGCTTGCAGCTACGCGGCGCATCCGCGCCGCAGAGATCAGAGGTCGGGAGTTAGAAGTCAGAGATCAGAGGCTAAAGAGCGAATCCCAAAATTCCTCAATTCCTGAATCCCTCAATCCCTTAATTCCTCAATCCCTTAATTCCAGAATCCCAGAATTCAGAATTCCAATTATCGCCCTCACCGCCCATGCCATGCAGGGCTACCGGGAGCAGTGTCTGGAGGCGGGGATGGATGACTACCTGACCAAGCCGCTGGAGCCGGTCCAGTTGGCGGAGATGCTGGATAAGTGGCTGGGGAAGGAGGAGGCGGAGTCCCGGGATCATTCCCATGGGGATGAGCCTGGTTCCGCTGGGTGGCCGGAAGGCAAAGCAGGAGAGGAAGCCGGCGGGAACACTGGCGAGGAACGGGCTGCGGCGCAGGGGGGGGGTGACCTCCCGGTGTACGACAGGGAGAAGTTGTTGGAGCAAATGAGCGGTGACCAGGAATTTATCCAGGTGATTGTGCAGATGTTTGTGGAGCAGAACACGGAACGCCTGGAAGTTCTGCTGCGGGCCATCATTGACGGTGATCTGGCCGCGGTGCGCGACCATGCCCATGCGATCAAGGGCTCGGCCTTGTCGGTCAGCGCCAATGCCCTGGCGGAAATGGCCAGCCGGTTGGAAGTTGCCGGGAGGGATGAAGACCTTGCCGCCTGCACGTCCCTGGGGCCGCGGGTGGAATGGGAATTTCAGCGGCTGCTTTCCGAACTTGGCGTCATGAAGCCGGGATGA
- a CDS encoding HesA/MoeB/ThiF family protein, protein MIQQPIQTYISDREIFNRAHKSGNIVQEEVLLAMEAGEIPLRYQRNNHALSLTDQISLARSAVLLVGCGGLGGNLCEYLVRMGVGKIVACDPDVFEESNCNRQILATSETLGQSKALAARQRALAINPLVEVVAVEDFVRFDLLDSVQAVADCLGGADYRQELLEMARIADLPLVSAGIAGWHALVCTTWPGESGIGEFMGKAANSVEDEQGVLAPVASFAASLQAGELVRIMTGVSPILRGNLLMADTARMRFSTVDLDIF, encoded by the coding sequence ATGATCCAGCAGCCAATACAAACTTATATTTCAGACCGGGAAATATTCAACCGTGCACACAAATCAGGTAACATAGTCCAGGAAGAGGTTCTGCTGGCCATGGAGGCAGGGGAAATCCCGTTGCGCTATCAGAGGAACAACCACGCCCTGAGTTTAACGGATCAGATCAGCCTGGCCAGATCGGCAGTACTTTTAGTCGGGTGCGGAGGGCTGGGTGGCAATCTCTGTGAATACCTGGTGCGCATGGGAGTGGGTAAAATTGTAGCCTGCGATCCGGATGTATTTGAAGAGAGCAACTGCAACCGGCAGATTCTGGCCACATCCGAAACCCTGGGACAATCCAAGGCCCTGGCGGCCAGGCAAAGAGCCCTCGCCATCAATCCGTTGGTGGAAGTTGTGGCTGTTGAGGATTTCGTCAGGTTTGATCTGCTGGATTCTGTTCAGGCCGTAGCAGACTGCCTGGGTGGTGCAGATTACCGCCAGGAACTGTTGGAAATGGCCAGAATTGCTGACTTGCCCCTGGTCTCAGCTGGAATTGCCGGGTGGCACGCTCTGGTATGCACCACATGGCCGGGTGAATCTGGGATTGGAGAGTTCATGGGTAAGGCAGCCAACTCTGTGGAGGATGAACAAGGAGTTTTGGCCCCTGTGGCTTCATTTGCTGCATCCCTTCAGGCCGGCGAACTCGTCAGGATTATGACCGGCGTAAGTCCTATCCTGCGAGGGAACCTGCTCATGGCTGACACTGCCCGGATGCGGTTTTCCACTGTTGACCTGGACATATTTTAA
- a CDS encoding MoaD/ThiS family protein, with amino-acid sequence MKKNKSNNAIYEPCFHAKSITIKLNLESILEKYAPDNPEYFQVSSDSTLADLLKYLGLSEDQVMLAFVNGKLANLKTRLSDRDSVSLCPYICGG; translated from the coding sequence ATGAAAAAAAACAAGTCAAATAATGCAATTTACGAACCCTGCTTTCATGCAAAATCCATCACTATAAAATTGAACCTGGAATCAATTCTGGAAAAATATGCACCAGATAATCCTGAATACTTTCAAGTGTCCAGTGATTCCACCCTGGCAGATCTTTTGAAGTACTTAGGGCTTAGTGAGGATCAGGTCATGCTCGCTTTTGTTAACGGTAAACTAGCTAACTTGAAAACCAGGCTTTCGGACAGGGATTCAGTATCTTTGTGTCCTTATATTTGTGGTGGATGA
- a CDS encoding aspartate/glutamate racemase family protein: MQDVNQEKIVGIIGGMGPEATVDLMSRVIRLTPALDDADHIRCIVDNNPKVPSRIKALIDGAGESPVPELQDMARCLEAWGADFLAMPCNTSHYYFQDIQGAVSIPMLNLIEITVQEVLRQQPGIDKVGILGSTALILTGLYQQAFAASGVRVVYPETACQDRVMVLIKDIKKGAMDLAFPVFESSVSSLETQGAQALVIACTELSLLPDASLSSAHQPLPRYDSSDILARDIIRTCKVKNLKSIGPP, from the coding sequence ATGCAAGATGTAAACCAGGAAAAGATCGTCGGCATCATCGGCGGAATGGGACCAGAAGCCACTGTGGACCTGATGTCCCGTGTGATCCGTTTGACTCCGGCTTTGGACGATGCTGATCATATCCGCTGTATTGTGGACAACAATCCCAAAGTTCCTTCGCGGATCAAGGCGCTTATCGATGGTGCAGGGGAGAGTCCTGTGCCGGAATTGCAGGACATGGCCAGATGTTTGGAAGCCTGGGGCGCTGACTTTCTAGCCATGCCCTGCAATACCTCCCATTACTACTTTCAGGATATCCAGGGTGCAGTGTCCATTCCGATGCTCAACCTGATTGAAATTACAGTACAGGAAGTTCTGCGACAACAGCCTGGGATAGACAAGGTGGGCATTCTGGGTTCCACTGCACTGATCCTTACAGGCCTATACCAACAGGCTTTTGCTGCGTCCGGGGTGAGGGTGGTCTACCCTGAGACGGCCTGCCAGGACAGGGTTATGGTTCTTATCAAGGATATCAAAAAAGGGGCAATGGACCTGGCCTTTCCTGTGTTTGAAAGTTCCGTATCCAGCCTGGAAACGCAAGGTGCGCAGGCTTTGGTCATCGCGTGTACAGAATTGAGTCTTCTGCCTGATGCTTCGCTTTCATCTGCTCACCAGCCCTTGCCCCGGTATGACTCGTCAGATATTCTTGCTCGAGATATAATTCGTACCTGCAAGGTGAAGAATTTAAAAAGCATTGGGCCTCCCTAA